The following are from one region of the Methanoculleus caldifontis genome:
- a CDS encoding DUF2795 domain-containing protein: MAETVLEQQVRRREGQEYLSSEDIVGKKVKNPEGYDLGEISSLRVGLPTGRVAYAVLKYGGMFGLGAKHFAVPIEAMVYRPGDDVFVANISKYKLDNESGFQEGDWPREGDWSLIESTRPMGPPSQEEARAVTRTEAPPREVVTTERVEIRETAARTGMPIAAEEVEGRTTTTTVRPVTEAPTTGVVTTERAEIREEAVEETRPVTGAHAPTLGSMVRAEKEEVKAEQPTTTRGPSPGHLSAADLQVYLKGMHYPAGREDLISQARKNNAPESVITTLEGFSGRTYRSAAEVSEEFGSEARSGRPTGMKTTVTEVRSETVAEVPPVTRKARPSLAHLSPIDLQSYLKGVDYPAGKGDLIDHARKNNAPEDMIAALEQFSDRTYRSTTEVSEEFGKIK, translated from the coding sequence ATGGCTGAAACGGTTCTGGAGCAGCAGGTGCGGAGGAGAGAGGGGCAGGAATACCTCTCGTCCGAAGACATCGTGGGGAAGAAGGTGAAGAACCCGGAGGGTTATGATCTCGGTGAGATCTCAAGCCTCAGGGTCGGTCTGCCCACGGGGAGAGTGGCGTATGCGGTGCTCAAGTACGGGGGGATGTTCGGCCTCGGCGCGAAGCACTTCGCGGTCCCGATCGAGGCGATGGTCTACCGGCCCGGAGACGACGTCTTCGTGGCGAACATCAGCAAGTATAAACTCGACAACGAGTCCGGGTTCCAGGAGGGGGATTGGCCGAGAGAAGGCGACTGGAGCCTGATCGAGTCGACCCGGCCCATGGGCCCCCCGAGCCAGGAGGAGGCCCGGGCCGTGACCCGGACGGAGGCCCCGCCCCGCGAGGTCGTCACGACCGAGCGGGTGGAGATCCGGGAGACGGCCGCCCGCACGGGGATGCCGATAGCGGCCGAGGAGGTCGAGGGCAGGACCACGACGACCACCGTGCGACCGGTGACGGAGGCCCCGACCACCGGGGTCGTCACGACCGAGCGGGCGGAGATCCGGGAGGAGGCGGTCGAAGAGACCCGGCCGGTGACCGGAGCCCACGCCCCGACGCTCGGGTCCATGGTGAGGGCCGAGAAAGAGGAAGTGAAGGCGGAGCAACCCACCACGACCCGCGGCCCGTCCCCGGGGCATCTCTCCGCCGCCGACCTGCAGGTCTACCTCAAGGGGATGCACTACCCGGCAGGCAGAGAAGACCTGATAAGCCAGGCCAGGAAGAACAATGCCCCGGAGAGCGTCATCACGACGCTCGAAGGCTTCAGCGGCCGGACCTACCGGTCCGCCGCCGAGGTGAGCGAGGAGTTCGGGAGCGAGGCCCGGAGCGGCCGGCCGACCGGCATGAAGACCACCGTCACGGAAGTCCGGTCGGAGACCGTCGCCGAGGTACCTCCCGTTACCCGGAAGGCAAGGCCGTCCCTCGCCCACCTCTCCCCCATCGACCTGCAGAGCTACCTCAAGGGCGTGGACTACCCGGCGGGAAAGGGGGATCTCATCGACCACGCAAGGAAGAACAACGCTCCGGAGGACATGATCGCGGCGCTCGAACAGTTCAGCGACCGGACCTACCGGTCCACCACCGAAGTGAGCGAAGAGTTCGGGAAGATCAAGTAA
- a CDS encoding DUF2795 domain-containing protein has translation MAERQAGPVLETRRGMEETVDLMRADDISNIKVQNPEGEGLGDLTEVAIDRKSGCIAYAVLAYGGILGFGEKRFAIPWEAVRIRPREKVAIVDTDRRTLDNAQGFARDTMPGESDWSVIRTAPAQRKIEPSARGAGEAIPPSRVESEARPAESTFPGGERDIPPQPAVQTVAGGWGGQPTRRQTEERPVRAEVRPTGAVVEEVRREEPARPETRPVTEAKQPLTTRGPSPGHLSAADLQVYLKGMDYPAERRDLVSRARRNDAPDSVITTLEGFSDRTYKSAADVSVEFGRETRGGHPASTEMPPAPEISAEEVQRERLVSREEMVQAPVVTAEAREERHETRRAGPSPARLSAADLQVYLKGMDYPAGRQEIIARARENDAPESVIAALEEFSNRTYHSATDVSKEFGSIR, from the coding sequence ATGGCTGAGAGACAGGCAGGGCCGGTTCTGGAGACCCGGCGGGGAATGGAAGAGACAGTAGACCTGATGCGTGCAGACGACATCTCGAATATCAAGGTGCAGAACCCGGAGGGAGAGGGGCTTGGCGACCTCACCGAGGTCGCAATTGACCGCAAGAGCGGCTGCATCGCCTACGCCGTGCTCGCATACGGTGGAATCCTGGGTTTCGGGGAGAAACGCTTCGCCATACCCTGGGAAGCGGTCCGTATCCGCCCGCGGGAGAAGGTCGCTATCGTGGATACGGACAGGCGGACGCTCGACAATGCGCAGGGCTTCGCCCGGGACACCATGCCCGGCGAGAGTGACTGGAGCGTGATCCGGACCGCACCGGCACAGAGGAAGATAGAGCCCTCTGCCCGCGGCGCAGGAGAAGCAATCCCCCCGTCACGGGTCGAAAGCGAGGCACGGCCGGCCGAATCCACGTTCCCGGGAGGCGAGAGAGACATCCCGCCGCAGCCGGCCGTCCAGACGGTCGCGGGCGGCTGGGGAGGGCAGCCAACGAGACGGCAGACCGAAGAGCGCCCCGTCCGGGCGGAGGTTCGGCCGACAGGAGCCGTCGTCGAGGAGGTCCGGCGCGAGGAGCCCGCCCGGCCGGAGACCCGACCGGTGACGGAGGCAAAGCAGCCCCTCACGACCCGGGGGCCGTCTCCGGGGCATCTCTCCGCCGCCGACCTGCAGGTCTACCTCAAGGGGATGGACTATCCGGCAGAGAGGCGGGATCTGGTAAGCCGGGCACGAAGGAACGACGCCCCCGATAGCGTCATCACGACGCTCGAAGGCTTCAGCGACCGGACCTACAAGTCAGCAGCCGACGTGAGCGTCGAGTTCGGCCGGGAGACCCGTGGCGGACACCCCGCCTCGACCGAGATGCCCCCGGCCCCGGAGATCAGCGCGGAGGAAGTCCAGAGAGAGAGGCTGGTCAGCAGAGAGGAGATGGTCCAGGCGCCGGTCGTCACCGCGGAGGCCCGCGAGGAGCGGCACGAAACCCGGAGAGCGGGGCCGTCGCCCGCCCGCCTCTCCGCCGCCGATCTCCAGGTCTATCTGAAGGGCATGGATTACCCGGCGGGAAGACAGGAGATCATCGCCCGAGCGCGAGAGAACGATGCCCCGGAGAGCGTGATCGCGGCGCTCGAAGAGTTCAGCAACCGGACCTACCACTCCGCCACCGACGTGAGCAAGGAGTTCGGCAGCATCAGGTGA
- a CDS encoding methyl-coenzyme M reductase glutamine C-methyltransferase yields MDITVFSPGIYTYGAMLIGGVLRDAGHTVTLTRTPAVPAGSLLVASLFSTQHLLDPAVRNLVRTHRERGGKVYVGGPVSAVPEIVLGELGPDAVVVGEGEETIVRLVSEGVSPTLPGIAYLDGDRPFVTPPAPPAPIDRSLPLIPEDIGSQSVRGASAYIETHRGCIGGCTFCQVPRFFGREVRSRDLASILTEVRAFRAAGATRLSVSGGTGSLYGSRDGEMDPEAFIALLRGMAEVMGPRNVSSPDIRVDCITDEILDAIRAYTIGWVFFGIESGSDRVLRLMGKGAKVRQVEEAVERCREHGLRVAGSFIVGYPGETGRDYEATKDLIAALCLDDVFVSSAEPIPGTPLADLAVKTPRDQNPAFVPHTGEYRTLGLTESEARCFDMMMHADIFRPQIRLVTDEVYATYLAEARKQGQDIRAATELILRYGRART; encoded by the coding sequence ATGGATATCACGGTCTTCTCCCCCGGGATCTACACCTACGGCGCCATGCTGATCGGCGGCGTCCTCCGCGACGCGGGCCATACGGTCACGCTCACCCGGACGCCCGCCGTCCCGGCAGGCTCGCTCCTGGTCGCGAGCCTCTTCTCGACCCAGCACCTCCTCGACCCCGCAGTCCGGAACCTGGTCCGGACCCACCGCGAACGGGGCGGGAAGGTCTACGTCGGGGGGCCGGTCTCGGCGGTGCCGGAGATCGTTCTCGGCGAGCTCGGCCCCGACGCCGTGGTCGTCGGCGAGGGCGAGGAGACGATCGTTCGCCTCGTCAGCGAGGGGGTCTCGCCCACCCTCCCCGGCATCGCCTACCTCGACGGAGACCGGCCGTTCGTGACGCCTCCCGCCCCGCCGGCGCCGATCGATCGGTCCCTCCCCCTGATCCCGGAGGATATCGGGAGCCAGAGCGTCCGGGGCGCGAGCGCCTACATCGAGACCCACCGCGGATGCATCGGGGGGTGCACCTTCTGCCAGGTCCCCCGGTTCTTCGGGAGAGAGGTCCGGAGCAGGGATCTTGCGAGCATCCTTACGGAGGTCAGGGCATTCCGCGCGGCGGGGGCGACGAGGCTCTCGGTCTCCGGGGGGACGGGCTCGCTCTACGGTTCGCGCGACGGTGAGATGGACCCTGAAGCGTTCATCGCTCTCCTCCGCGGCATGGCGGAGGTGATGGGGCCGCGGAACGTCTCCTCCCCCGACATCCGCGTGGACTGCATCACCGATGAGATCCTGGACGCCATCCGGGCGTACACCATCGGGTGGGTCTTCTTCGGGATCGAGTCGGGGAGCGACCGGGTGCTCCGCCTGATGGGCAAGGGCGCGAAGGTCCGGCAGGTCGAGGAGGCGGTTGAGCGGTGCCGGGAGCACGGCCTCCGGGTGGCGGGGAGTTTCATCGTCGGCTACCCGGGCGAGACGGGCCGGGACTACGAGGCGACGAAGGACCTGATCGCCGCACTCTGCCTCGACGACGTCTTCGTGAGCAGCGCCGAGCCCATCCCCGGCACCCCGCTCGCAGACCTCGCCGTAAAGACCCCGCGGGATCAGAACCCGGCGTTCGTTCCCCACACCGGGGAGTACCGCACACTCGGTCTCACCGAGAGCGAGGCCCGCTGTTTTGACATGATGATGCACGCCGATATCTTCCGGCCGCAGATACGGCTCGTGACCGACGAGGTCTACGCCACCTACCTCGCTGAGGCGCGGAAGCAGGGGCAGGACATCCGGGCGGCGACCGAGCTCATCCTCCGGTATGGCCGGGCCCGGACGTAG
- a CDS encoding HNH endonuclease — protein sequence MSTYLQLGLDAFDRSQPPLCADRPDLNGFRRLCCRCPFAARSGGLIYCDRFAIPIRTREKYALLGWKKVRNTILARDGHRCAVCNGDRDLHIHHLDHDPTNDDPGNLVTLCGICHARVHTELRREGGAGRVARVLPAARRRFR from the coding sequence GTGAGCACCTACCTCCAGCTGGGCCTGGACGCGTTCGACCGCTCGCAGCCCCCGCTCTGCGCTGATCGTCCCGACCTGAACGGTTTTCGCCGGCTCTGCTGCCGGTGCCCTTTTGCCGCGAGGAGCGGAGGCCTGATCTACTGCGATCGGTTCGCGATTCCCATCCGGACGCGGGAGAAGTATGCTCTGTTGGGATGGAAGAAGGTCCGCAACACGATCCTCGCACGTGACGGCCACCGGTGCGCCGTCTGCAACGGGGACCGCGACCTCCACATCCATCATCTCGACCACGACCCCACGAACGACGATCCGGGGAACCTGGTCACGCTCTGCGGCATCTGCCACGCCCGGGTGCATACCGAGCTCCGCCGCGAGGGAGGGGCAGGACGGGTGGCACGGGTGCTCCCGGCTGCGCGCCGCCGTTTTCGCTGA
- a CDS encoding MerR family transcriptional regulator, which translates to MPVDQIPIGTFSQITRLSQKALRLYDERGLLVPAARDICTGYRYYTFAQVERGIRIRHLLWLGFGLSEVETILDARERGDAGTIRDLFRARLAETEREVGRLHAIAEVLRVQDPLNGGFRMSITEPVIKEIPSLRALSRRERGVYQEAIPRLIGELCAYVYPADGRQPAARVAGPIMFVCHDEEYRETDADIEVAIPITGSVNLDGSAIEVRTLPGGRFVSVLHTGPYGGVGKAYERLFAYMGEHGLAPAGPSRELYLNDPAEVPEDELMTEVQFPVTDLPLSP; encoded by the coding sequence ATGCCAGTCGATCAGATCCCTATCGGCACGTTCTCGCAGATCACCCGGCTCTCGCAGAAGGCGCTCCGCCTCTACGACGAGCGGGGGCTCCTCGTCCCCGCGGCAAGAGACATCTGCACGGGATACCGCTACTACACCTTTGCCCAGGTCGAGCGCGGCATCCGTATCCGGCACCTGCTCTGGCTGGGGTTCGGCCTCTCCGAGGTCGAGACCATCCTCGATGCGCGGGAACGGGGGGATGCCGGGACGATACGGGATCTCTTTCGCGCACGTCTCGCTGAGACCGAGCGGGAGGTTGGACGGCTGCATGCGATCGCAGAGGTCCTGCGGGTGCAGGACCCGCTGAACGGAGGATTCCGTATGTCGATCACCGAACCTGTCATCAAAGAGATCCCATCCCTGCGGGCGCTTTCCCGCCGGGAGCGGGGTGTGTACCAGGAAGCGATCCCGAGACTGATCGGGGAACTCTGCGCTTATGTCTATCCTGCTGATGGGCGGCAGCCCGCTGCACGGGTGGCCGGGCCGATCATGTTCGTCTGCCACGACGAGGAGTACCGGGAGACGGACGCCGATATCGAGGTCGCGATCCCGATCACGGGGTCCGTCAACCTCGACGGGTCCGCCATCGAGGTCCGGACCCTTCCTGGCGGCCGGTTCGTCTCGGTGCTCCACACGGGCCCCTACGGCGGGGTCGGGAAGGCGTACGAGCGGCTCTTTGCCTACATGGGCGAGCACGGCCTCGCGCCGGCCGGCCCCTCGCGGGAGCTCTACCTCAACGACCCCGCAGAGGTGCCGGAAGACGAACTCATGACCGAGGTCCAGTTCCCGGTGACGGACCTCCCGCTGTCCCCCTGA
- a CDS encoding alpha-amylase family glycosyl hydrolase, protein MSVPPRHPSLYEVNARVHLRRLARETGRSRAALDDIPDAWLRGLSACGLSWIYLMGAWETGEAGRRVSRSNEEWLRGFHDLLPDLREEEICGSGFAVAGYRPGQDLGDPDALARFRERLHREGLLLMLDFVPNHTGLDHPWVRDHPDYYVHGTEDDLARRPQDFIALDLSGGRTVLAHGRDPYFSGWPDTLQLDYGNPALREAMIAEVRRIAGWCDGVRCDMAMLVLPEVFRQTWGRDAQPFWPGAIAAARKENPEFVFMAEAYWDLEWTLQQQGFDYTYDKRLYDRLRSGDAGPVRDHLRADPEYQRKSVRFLENHDEPRAATVFPPDRHRAAAVLAYLSPGLRFFHQGQFAGRRKFVPVHLCREPEEPVDPAIEEFYRRLLACLNRQAFRDGEWRLLECGPAWEGNPSHDGYIAFAWGGEGEQLLVAVNYAPDRGQCYVPLPWTDLAGRSVRLRDLMGTAEYDRDGGSLLSPGLYLDIPGWGCHVFAVEEER, encoded by the coding sequence ATGAGCGTCCCCCCCCGCCACCCTTCTCTCTACGAGGTCAACGCCCGCGTCCATCTCCGGCGTCTCGCCCGCGAGACCGGGCGTTCCCGTGCCGCGCTCGACGATATCCCCGACGCCTGGCTCCGTGGGCTTTCGGCCTGCGGCCTCTCCTGGATATACCTCATGGGCGCCTGGGAGACCGGAGAGGCCGGGCGCCGCGTCTCCCGCTCGAACGAGGAGTGGCTCCGCGGCTTCCACGACCTCCTCCCCGATCTCCGGGAGGAGGAGATCTGCGGCTCCGGGTTCGCGGTCGCCGGCTACCGGCCCGGCCAGGACCTCGGCGACCCGGATGCCCTCGCCCGGTTCCGCGAACGGCTGCACCGCGAGGGCCTCCTCCTGATGCTCGACTTCGTCCCGAACCACACCGGCCTCGACCATCCCTGGGTGCGCGACCACCCGGACTACTACGTCCACGGCACGGAGGATGACCTCGCCCGCCGGCCGCAGGACTTCATCGCCCTCGATCTTTCCGGCGGCCGGACCGTCCTCGCCCACGGCCGGGACCCCTACTTCTCCGGCTGGCCCGACACCCTGCAGCTCGACTACGGCAACCCGGCCCTCCGGGAGGCGATGATCGCCGAGGTCCGGCGGATCGCGGGGTGGTGCGACGGCGTCCGGTGCGATATGGCGATGCTCGTTCTCCCGGAGGTCTTCCGGCAGACCTGGGGGAGGGATGCACAACCCTTCTGGCCGGGGGCGATCGCCGCAGCCCGGAAAGAGAACCCGGAGTTCGTCTTCATGGCGGAGGCCTACTGGGACCTCGAGTGGACGCTCCAGCAGCAGGGGTTCGACTACACCTACGACAAACGGCTCTATGACCGACTGCGAAGCGGTGACGCCGGCCCGGTCCGGGACCATCTCCGGGCTGACCCCGAATACCAGCGAAAGTCCGTCCGGTTTCTCGAGAACCACGACGAACCGCGTGCCGCAACGGTCTTCCCGCCCGACCGGCACCGGGCCGCCGCCGTCCTCGCCTACCTCTCGCCCGGCCTCCGGTTCTTCCACCAGGGGCAGTTCGCCGGACGGCGGAAGTTTGTCCCCGTCCACCTCTGCCGCGAGCCCGAGGAGCCGGTCGATCCGGCCATAGAAGAGTTCTACCGGCGGCTTCTTGCCTGCCTGAATCGCCAGGCGTTCCGGGACGGGGAATGGCGGCTTCTTGAATGCGGCCCGGCATGGGAGGGCAATCCCTCCCACGACGGCTACATCGCCTTCGCCTGGGGAGGGGAAGGGGAACAGCTCCTCGTCGCCGTCAACTACGCGCCGGACCGGGGCCAGTGCTACGTCCCGCTCCCGTGGACGGATCTTGCGGGGAGGTCGGTCCGGCTCCGGGATCTGATGGGGACGGCAGAGTACGACCGCGACGGGGGGAGTCTCCTCTCGCCCGGCCTCTACCTCGACATCCCCGGCTGGGGCTGCCATGTCTTTGCGGTCGAAGAAGAAAGGTGA
- a CDS encoding radical SAM protein has protein sequence MSVQEQKLARLTAAGRFDLCSPGECMRLLSAAASINYSRRAGGCGRMLKVLLHGTCSYDCAYCSVRLQRERLAFTPEELAGTFLALWREGLVGGLFLSSGIAGDVDIAMHDIVETGEILRRRGYDGYLHLKILPGSTRADIRDAARVADRISINLEATSPDRLGCVAGVKDYRQDILKRQAWVAEEKPGGHTTQIVVGAADETDAEILSCLADQYRRVRPSRVYFSAFRALAGTPLASHPDTPAWRARRWYQADYLLRDYAVTADELRAALGEGGFFANRDPKEVLFEDRGPVDVNLAPRSDLLRVPGIGPKGADRILALRRVRPFSGPADLARAGIRGRAAGRHLTFGGEKTVQTRLAF, from the coding sequence ATGTCGGTGCAGGAGCAGAAACTCGCCCGCCTTACCGCTGCCGGGCGGTTCGACCTCTGCAGCCCGGGGGAGTGCATGCGGCTCCTCTCGGCCGCGGCGAGCATCAACTACAGCCGCCGTGCGGGGGGGTGCGGGCGGATGCTCAAGGTGCTCCTCCACGGCACCTGCTCCTATGACTGCGCTTACTGCTCCGTCCGCCTCCAGAGGGAGCGGCTCGCGTTCACCCCGGAGGAGCTTGCCGGGACCTTCCTCGCCCTCTGGCGCGAGGGGCTCGTCGGCGGGCTCTTCCTGAGTTCCGGGATCGCCGGCGACGTCGACATCGCGATGCACGATATCGTGGAGACCGGGGAGATCCTCCGCCGGCGGGGCTACGACGGTTACCTTCACCTTAAAATCCTCCCCGGCTCGACGCGGGCCGACATCCGCGACGCCGCCCGCGTGGCGGACCGGATCAGCATCAACCTGGAGGCGACCTCCCCCGACCGCCTCGGCTGCGTCGCCGGAGTGAAGGATTACCGGCAGGATATCCTGAAACGCCAGGCCTGGGTGGCGGAGGAGAAACCCGGCGGCCACACCACGCAGATAGTCGTCGGGGCGGCAGACGAGACCGACGCCGAGATCCTCTCCTGCCTTGCCGATCAATACCGGCGGGTCCGCCCCTCCCGCGTCTACTTCTCCGCGTTCCGCGCCCTGGCAGGCACGCCTCTTGCGTCGCACCCGGACACCCCGGCCTGGCGGGCCCGGCGGTGGTACCAGGCGGACTACCTCCTCCGAGACTACGCCGTCACGGCCGACGAGCTCCGGGCGGCCCTCGGTGAGGGGGGATTCTTCGCGAACCGCGACCCAAAAGAGGTCCTTTTCGAAGACCGGGGGCCGGTGGACGTCAACCTTGCCCCGAGGAGCGACCTCCTCCGGGTCCCCGGCATCGGGCCGAAGGGTGCGGACCGGATCCTTGCCCTGCGGAGAGTTCGGCCGTTCTCCGGCCCGGCCGACCTGGCCCGGGCCGGGATCCGGGGGAGAGCCGCAGGACGGCACCTCACGTTCGGCGGAGAGAAGACGGTGCAGACCCGGCTTGCCTTCTAG
- a CDS encoding SDH family Clp fold serine proteinase has product MPDIWTVLLAALLLLIFAVPVVQQQVTRARRLRAIRDLEAERRTRVIALIHRQERVAFLGIPFYRYIDINDSEEILRAIRLTPSEMPIDFIVHTPGGLVLSSEQIAMALRRHKGKITIFVPHYAMSGGTLLCLAADEVVMDENAVLGPVDPRIGDYPAASILRVPHLKPPEEIEDETFILVDIASKARNQMREFVTVLLLDRMEPERADSLARLLTEGTWTHDYPITFEQARDLGLPVIPGMPAGVYRLMDLFPQAMVRRPSVAYVPVPYREEEKGR; this is encoded by the coding sequence ATGCCCGACATCTGGACCGTGCTCCTTGCCGCCCTGCTCCTTCTCATTTTTGCGGTGCCGGTAGTCCAGCAGCAGGTGACCCGGGCCAGGCGCCTGCGGGCAATCCGGGACCTCGAGGCCGAACGCCGGACGCGGGTCATCGCCCTCATCCACCGGCAGGAGCGGGTCGCTTTTCTCGGCATCCCGTTCTACCGCTATATCGACATCAATGACTCCGAGGAGATCCTCCGGGCGATCCGGCTCACCCCGTCGGAGATGCCGATCGATTTTATCGTCCACACCCCCGGCGGCCTGGTCCTCTCCTCGGAGCAGATCGCGATGGCGCTCCGGCGGCATAAGGGGAAGATAACGATATTCGTCCCCCACTACGCCATGTCGGGCGGAACGCTCCTCTGCCTCGCCGCCGACGAGGTGGTGATGGACGAGAACGCCGTCCTGGGCCCGGTCGACCCCCGGATCGGCGACTACCCGGCAGCCTCGATCCTGCGGGTCCCGCACCTGAAGCCGCCGGAGGAGATCGAGGACGAGACCTTCATCCTGGTCGACATCGCATCGAAAGCCCGGAACCAGATGCGGGAGTTTGTCACGGTCCTGCTCCTTGACCGGATGGAGCCTGAGCGTGCAGACTCCCTCGCACGCCTGCTCACGGAAGGGACATGGACCCACGACTACCCGATCACCTTCGAGCAGGCGCGGGACCTCGGCCTCCCCGTCATCCCCGGCATGCCTGCCGGGGTGTACCGGCTAATGGACCTCTTTCCCCAGGCGATGGTCCGCCGCCCGTCGGTCGCCTATGTCCCGGTGCCCTACCGGGAGGAGGAGAAGGGTCGGTGA
- a CDS encoding tetratricopeptide repeat protein yields MTGVSITERLFGRADPGDRRGPETDAAVSRKAVSLAQQGHLGEAIACFDRVLAEDPANVKMWNNKGVFLDLLGRDQDALACWEMALSIDPEFAPAWVSRGMLHRRRNRFDEALACYDRALEINPDSAVAWYNRSGIFVAQRLLDEAVACYERVLALDPHFVAAWTDLGYARFLQHRHEEAVACYDRAIADDPGSVRVWSLKGGALYALGEYRKSLECFDRVLSLDPKYAAGWSMKCSVLYHLGMYRHALACADKALEINPSCELTTQVRKMLVGLIEKW; encoded by the coding sequence ATGACCGGAGTGAGTATAACAGAGCGACTCTTCGGCAGGGCCGATCCCGGAGACCGGCGGGGTCCCGAGACCGACGCGGCAGTGAGCAGAAAGGCGGTTTCTCTGGCCCAGCAGGGGCACCTCGGCGAGGCGATCGCGTGCTTCGACCGGGTGCTCGCAGAGGACCCGGCCAACGTGAAGATGTGGAACAACAAGGGCGTCTTCCTCGACCTTCTCGGACGGGACCAGGACGCCCTGGCCTGCTGGGAGATGGCGCTCTCGATCGACCCGGAATTTGCTCCGGCCTGGGTCTCCCGGGGGATGCTGCACCGGCGCCGCAACCGGTTCGACGAGGCGCTCGCGTGCTATGATCGCGCCCTCGAGATCAACCCGGACTCCGCGGTCGCCTGGTACAACCGGAGCGGGATATTCGTCGCGCAGCGCCTTCTGGACGAGGCGGTCGCCTGCTACGAGCGGGTGCTCGCCCTTGACCCTCATTTCGTGGCGGCCTGGACCGATCTCGGCTACGCCCGTTTCCTCCAGCACCGGCACGAGGAGGCCGTCGCCTGCTACGACCGGGCCATCGCCGACGACCCCGGGAGCGTCCGGGTCTGGAGCCTGAAGGGGGGCGCCCTGTACGCGCTCGGCGAGTACCGCAAATCGCTCGAATGCTTCGACCGGGTGCTCTCGCTCGATCCGAAGTATGCCGCCGGATGGAGCATGAAGTGCAGCGTCCTCTACCACCTCGGCATGTACCGCCACGCGCTCGCATGTGCCGACAAGGCGCTCGAGATCAATCCCTCCTGCGAGCTGACCACCCAGGTCCGCAAGATGCTCGTCGGCCTCATCGAGAAGTGGTGA
- a CDS encoding NAD(P)/FAD-dependent oxidoreductase, protein MEFQPDYDAVVVGGGPAGSTAAYLLAGFGYRVALLEKQKYPRGKVCGGCLSQKSVGFLDRVFHLPVPALRQEGLLDSAGTGYALYIGNSRTLIGDLAEPFYFTRRERYDAFLARKAAEAGAEICEGVEVATIDHAHRTVTTPDGDRYTARVIVGADGIHSRVRRSFPRGIVDRKQWQANLGWALELSIPREEVEASGDGGGAIPLRADLERPHLVLAACRWGYGWVFPNSGSVIVGIGGLLRKNEKELPDLFEEFLATIGLAAFAERKPVGYPLPFGNYIPSPAYGETVLVGDAGGFASPILGEGIFYAHRTAELAAHAVGRHLASGAPLAGTYTALLNRRLIPELRAEAALRDFIYRCLDGRMHAPLKIFMRATNSRVIDAIQGSRSFRGFRRDDDLHSAVW, encoded by the coding sequence ATGGAGTTTCAGCCTGACTACGACGCCGTCGTCGTCGGGGGCGGGCCTGCCGGGAGCACCGCCGCCTACCTGCTCGCGGGGTTCGGCTACCGGGTGGCCCTCCTTGAGAAGCAGAAGTACCCCCGGGGGAAGGTCTGCGGGGGCTGCCTCAGCCAGAAGTCCGTTGGGTTCCTCGACCGGGTCTTCCACCTCCCCGTCCCCGCGCTCCGGCAGGAGGGGCTGCTCGACTCGGCTGGGACCGGATACGCGCTCTACATCGGGAACAGCCGCACCCTCATCGGGGACCTCGCGGAGCCGTTCTACTTCACCCGGCGGGAGCGGTATGACGCCTTCCTCGCCCGGAAAGCGGCGGAGGCCGGGGCGGAGATCTGCGAGGGGGTGGAAGTCGCCACGATCGACCACGCCCACCGGACCGTCACGACCCCGGACGGGGACCGGTACACCGCCCGGGTCATCGTCGGCGCCGACGGGATCCACAGCAGGGTCCGGCGCTCCTTCCCGCGGGGCATCGTCGACCGGAAGCAGTGGCAGGCGAACCTCGGCTGGGCCCTGGAACTCTCGATCCCGCGAGAAGAGGTGGAGGCGTCTGGAGACGGCGGCGGCGCGATCCCTCTCCGCGCCGATCTCGAAAGACCGCACCTCGTCCTTGCCGCCTGCCGGTGGGGCTACGGGTGGGTCTTTCCGAACAGCGGGTCGGTCATCGTGGGGATCGGCGGGCTGCTCCGGAAGAACGAGAAAGAACTGCCCGACCTCTTCGAGGAGTTCCTTGCCACCATCGGCCTTGCAGCGTTTGCAGAGAGAAAGCCGGTGGGATACCCCCTGCCGTTCGGCAACTACATCCCCTCGCCCGCGTACGGGGAGACGGTCCTCGTCGGCGATGCGGGAGGGTTCGCGAGCCCCATCCTCGGCGAAGGGATCTTCTACGCCCACCGGACCGCAGAACTCGCCGCCCACGCCGTCGGCCGCCACCTTGCGTCCGGCGCACCGCTCGCCGGGACCTACACCGCTCTCCTCAACCGCCGCCTCATCCCCGAGCTGCGGGCGGAGGCGGCGTTGCGGGACTTCATCTACCGCTGCCTGGACGGCAGGATGCACGCACCCCTCAAGATCTTCATGCGGGCGACGAACAGCCGGGTCATCGACGCCATCCAGGGCTCCCGGTCGTTCCGGGGGTTCCGGCGGGACGACGACCTCCACTCCGCCGTCTGGTAA